One Nitrospina watsonii DNA segment encodes these proteins:
- the lpdA gene encoding dihydrolipoyl dehydrogenase, whose protein sequence is MAEHPLVIIGAGPGGYAAAFLAADKGMDVTLIDEQDNPGGVCLHVGCIPSKTLLHIAKLIGEARQAKEWGLDFGEPRVDLEALRQWKNKVVEQMTGGLAQLAKQRKVKRIQGRAVFQDAHALKVGDDVLRFDHCIIATGSRPTWPQTFPKPGGRVMDSTAALEIADIPERLLVIGGGYIGLEMGTVYAALGSRVSVVEMTDGLLPGVDRDLVRPLQRKLAGDFEAIHLNTKVASLTENKNSVEVTLETDDGKREDTFDRVLMAVGRRPNSDGFGLDATQIELDSHGFIPVNAQRRTAEQSIYAIGDVAGGAMLAHKAAHEARVAVEAIAGDKTKWDARAIPAVVFTDPEIAWCGLTEAEAKEKDVSVTVAKFPWGASGRAQSLGRVEGVTKLVLEKESGRVLGVGIAGAGAGELIAEGVLAVEMGAVAEDVARAIHPHPTLSETLMESAESFYGSATHIHRKQ, encoded by the coding sequence ATGGCCGAACATCCTCTGGTGATCATCGGAGCCGGACCCGGCGGCTATGCCGCCGCGTTTCTCGCCGCCGACAAGGGCATGGACGTGACCCTGATCGACGAACAGGACAACCCCGGCGGCGTGTGCCTGCACGTCGGGTGCATCCCCTCCAAAACGCTGCTGCACATCGCCAAGCTCATCGGCGAAGCGCGGCAGGCGAAAGAATGGGGACTCGACTTCGGCGAGCCGCGGGTCGATCTCGAAGCCCTCCGTCAATGGAAGAACAAAGTCGTGGAACAGATGACCGGCGGGCTGGCGCAGCTTGCCAAACAACGAAAGGTGAAACGCATTCAGGGCCGCGCCGTGTTTCAGGACGCGCACGCGCTGAAGGTCGGCGATGACGTGCTCCGCTTCGACCACTGCATCATCGCCACCGGATCGCGCCCCACCTGGCCGCAGACGTTTCCAAAACCCGGCGGGCGGGTGATGGACTCCACCGCAGCGCTGGAGATCGCAGACATCCCCGAACGTTTGCTGGTGATCGGCGGCGGCTACATCGGTTTGGAAATGGGCACGGTGTATGCGGCGCTGGGCAGCCGCGTGAGCGTGGTCGAGATGACCGATGGACTGCTCCCCGGCGTGGACCGCGACCTGGTGCGTCCGTTGCAGAGAAAACTCGCAGGCGATTTCGAAGCGATTCACCTGAACACAAAAGTGGCGTCGCTCACCGAAAATAAAAATTCCGTTGAAGTCACTCTCGAGACCGACGACGGAAAACGTGAAGACACGTTCGACCGTGTGCTGATGGCCGTGGGCCGCCGGCCCAACAGCGACGGGTTCGGCCTCGACGCCACACAGATCGAACTCGACTCACACGGCTTCATCCCGGTGAACGCGCAACGGCGCACGGCGGAACAATCGATTTACGCCATCGGCGATGTCGCGGGCGGCGCCATGCTGGCGCACAAGGCGGCGCACGAAGCCAGGGTGGCGGTGGAGGCGATTGCCGGAGACAAAACAAAATGGGACGCGCGCGCCATCCCGGCGGTGGTGTTCACCGATCCGGAAATCGCGTGGTGCGGGCTGACGGAAGCCGAAGCGAAAGAAAAGGATGTGAGTGTGACGGTGGCGAAGTTTCCGTGGGGCGCGTCGGGACGCGCGCAGAGCCTGGGCCGGGTGGAGGGCGTGACCAAACTGGTTCTGGAAAAAGAGAGCGGCCGCGTGCTGGGAGTGGGCATTGCCGGCGCCGGTGCGGGCGAGTTGATTGCTGAAGGCGTCCTCGCCGTTGAGATGGGCGCGGTGGCGGAAGACGTGGCGCGCGCCATCCATCCACACCCCACCCTGTCCGAGACGTTGATGGAATCCGCCGAAAGTTTTTACGGCAGCGCCACGCACATCCATCGCAAACAATAA
- a CDS encoding 2-oxo acid dehydrogenase subunit E2: MSEDIKLPALGEGIDSGDVAKIHVKEGSEVEVDTVLLELETEKALLELPSPVAGRITGIKISEGDTIEVGQSLFDVDTGGSDGDSKTEKEEKQDSKKKEDKEKKDTEDKKEKEKEKSEDRTDDDEKDSDSEDKPKKKKPDSQRKEKKNKEDKEDEGGEEEKEESEDTSSKKKSKEDQETTQEKKPSKERKEDKEKSSEKPEDESIPVPAGPGARRLARELGVDLGQVAGTARGGRITLDDVKAYTKQKMTAPSAGPAVQPEPLPDFTQWGEVETESIPSLRGKIASNLSRAWNAVPLVTQFDEADITELESLRKAQAEFIKKQGGKLTMTVLVLEALVAALKQHPQFNASVDLNEGVIHYKKYYNIGVAVDTPSGLIVPVIKNVDQKSVAELAVELTELSERARNRKVKLEELRGGNISISNLGGIGGTAFTPLVRPPEVAVVGLSRTRMQPVYKDGTFQPRLILPFCVSYDHKLIDGADAARFARTLAERLENFTGTLLQG; this comes from the coding sequence ATGAGCGAAGACATCAAGCTGCCCGCCCTCGGTGAGGGCATCGACTCCGGCGACGTGGCGAAGATCCATGTCAAGGAAGGCTCGGAGGTGGAGGTGGACACGGTGCTGCTCGAACTGGAAACGGAAAAGGCGCTGCTCGAGTTGCCCTCGCCGGTGGCCGGACGCATCACCGGGATCAAAATCTCCGAAGGCGACACCATCGAGGTCGGGCAATCCCTGTTCGATGTGGACACCGGCGGATCGGATGGCGATTCCAAGACCGAAAAAGAAGAAAAGCAGGATTCAAAGAAGAAAGAGGACAAGGAGAAAAAGGACACCGAGGACAAAAAAGAAAAAGAGAAAGAAAAATCGGAGGACCGGACGGACGACGACGAAAAGGATTCCGATTCCGAAGACAAACCGAAAAAAAAGAAACCGGATTCGCAACGGAAAGAAAAAAAAAACAAAGAGGACAAAGAAGACGAAGGAGGGGAAGAAGAGAAAGAAGAAAGCGAGGACACGTCCTCCAAAAAGAAATCCAAGGAGGACCAGGAAACTACTCAGGAAAAGAAACCGTCAAAAGAAAGAAAGGAGGACAAGGAGAAGTCCTCCGAAAAGCCGGAAGACGAATCGATTCCTGTGCCCGCCGGACCCGGTGCGCGCCGCCTGGCACGCGAGTTGGGCGTGGACCTCGGTCAGGTCGCCGGCACGGCGCGCGGCGGACGCATCACCCTCGACGACGTCAAGGCCTACACCAAACAGAAGATGACCGCCCCGTCTGCGGGGCCGGCTGTCCAACCGGAACCGCTGCCCGACTTCACGCAGTGGGGCGAGGTCGAAACCGAATCCATCCCGTCGCTGCGCGGCAAGATCGCGAGCAACCTCAGCCGCGCCTGGAACGCGGTGCCGCTGGTCACGCAGTTCGATGAGGCCGACATCACCGAGCTCGAGTCGCTGCGCAAGGCGCAGGCGGAGTTCATCAAAAAACAGGGCGGCAAGCTGACCATGACGGTGCTGGTGCTGGAAGCGCTGGTGGCGGCGCTCAAGCAGCACCCGCAGTTCAACGCCAGCGTCGATCTCAATGAAGGCGTCATCCACTACAAAAAATATTACAACATCGGCGTCGCCGTGGACACGCCTTCGGGATTGATCGTCCCGGTCATCAAAAACGTCGATCAAAAAAGCGTGGCCGAGCTGGCGGTGGAGCTGACGGAACTTTCCGAACGCGCGCGCAACCGCAAAGTGAAGCTGGAGGAATTGCGCGGCGGCAATATTTCCATCTCCAATCTGGGCGGCATCGGGGGCACGGCGTTCACGCCGCTGGTGCGGCCGCCGGAGGTGGCGGTGGTGGGCCTTTCGCGCACGCGCATGCAACCGGTTTACAAGGACGGCACATTCCAGCCGCGCCTCATCCTTCCCTTCTGCGTGTCGTACGACCACAAGTTGATCGACGGCGCGGACGCGGCCCGCTTCGCGCGCACGCTGGCGGAACGGTTGGAAAATTTCACGGGCACTTTGCTGCAAGGATGA